One Curtobacterium herbarum genomic window carries:
- a CDS encoding MurR/RpiR family transcriptional regulator, with amino-acid sequence MSTPDVRGRIDAVWERLSPAERRVAAMIRHDPELLLVGTSAQLATESGTSKATVSRLVRSLGFQDAAEVRQNLMSARGTGLPWAAEDAAHVDQRAVEARNLDAAFASLARADRPRLARRIVRARRVLVFGERGAYPIALQLRAQLAQVRPDVRVGPAPGQRLGEEVADLDRRDLVVIVTVRRHAAGVDRVVRHCVGTGADVVVIGDPTAAVIAAPATTAVLCPVDSPSAFDSLAALFAVVAAITNDVYEASGPSGRTRVEAVASAYDTLGELAGP; translated from the coding sequence ATGAGCACCCCCGACGTCCGCGGACGCATCGACGCGGTCTGGGAGCGCCTGTCACCCGCCGAACGCCGGGTCGCCGCGATGATCCGGCACGACCCGGAACTGCTGCTCGTCGGCACCTCGGCGCAGCTCGCCACCGAGTCCGGCACCTCGAAGGCGACGGTCTCGCGACTCGTTCGCTCTCTCGGGTTCCAGGACGCCGCCGAGGTCCGGCAGAACCTCATGTCCGCCCGGGGGACCGGTCTGCCGTGGGCTGCCGAGGACGCCGCCCACGTCGACCAGCGTGCCGTGGAGGCGCGGAACCTCGATGCGGCGTTCGCCTCGCTCGCCCGTGCCGACCGGCCACGCCTCGCCCGGCGGATCGTCCGTGCACGGCGGGTCCTGGTCTTCGGCGAGCGCGGCGCCTACCCGATCGCGCTGCAGCTCCGTGCCCAGCTCGCGCAGGTGCGTCCGGACGTCCGGGTCGGGCCGGCACCGGGCCAGCGTCTGGGGGAGGAGGTCGCCGACCTCGACCGCCGGGACCTCGTGGTCATCGTCACCGTCCGCCGGCACGCCGCCGGGGTCGACCGTGTCGTCCGGCACTGCGTCGGGACCGGCGCGGACGTCGTCGTGATCGGGGACCCGACCGCCGCCGTCATCGCGGCGCCGGCGACCACCGCGGTGCTCTGCCCGGTCGACTCACCGTCGGCGTTCGACTCGTTGGCGGCGTTGTTCGCGGTCGTCGCGGCGATCACGAACGACGTGTACGAGGCCTCCGGGCCGTCGGGTCGCACCCGGGTGGAGGCCGTGGCCAGCGCCTACGACACGCTCGGCGAACTCGCCGGCCCCTGA
- a CDS encoding SRPBCC family protein, which translates to MSAAFRIVTDLPVPPERAFALSLDIGAHLRSMAATGEQAIAGTTDGLIGIGESVTWRARHFGIVWRMTNEITALEAPHAFVDEQVRGPFARFRHHHRFEATPTGTRMVDEITFRAPFGVLGRIAEGLVLRRYLMRLIRERNRLLAAELAGPRTGTGTGTGTGATGQGPASSPSVS; encoded by the coding sequence GTGAGCGCTGCTTTCCGGATCGTGACCGACCTGCCCGTGCCGCCCGAGCGGGCGTTCGCCCTGTCGCTGGACATCGGCGCGCACCTGCGGTCGATGGCGGCGACCGGCGAACAGGCGATCGCCGGCACGACGGACGGGCTGATCGGGATCGGCGAGAGCGTCACCTGGCGTGCCCGCCACTTCGGGATCGTCTGGCGGATGACGAACGAGATCACCGCGCTGGAGGCTCCCCACGCGTTCGTCGACGAACAGGTGCGTGGGCCGTTCGCCCGGTTCCGGCACCACCACCGGTTCGAGGCGACACCGACCGGCACCCGCATGGTCGACGAGATCACGTTCCGGGCACCGTTCGGGGTGCTCGGACGCATCGCCGAGGGGCTGGTGCTGCGGCGGTACCTGATGCGGTTGATCCGCGAGCGGAACCGCTTGCTCGCCGCCGAGCTCGCGGGTCCGCGGACGGGGACGGGGACAGGGACAGGGACAGGCGCCACCGGTCAGGGGCCGGCGAGTTCGCCGAGCGTGTCGTAG